DNA sequence from the Thamnophis elegans isolate rThaEle1 chromosome 4, rThaEle1.pri, whole genome shotgun sequence genome:
AtctctttgcttctttttttaacataAGTAATCACAATGACTGAtctccccccaatttttttttaattaaagactgGTAACAATAGCTAAGAGCATACTAAATGCTTACTattcaataataattattaaatatttctaCCTATTCTTTTAGATCTAGATTTTCTTGCttgtttacaaaataaaaaataattggttCCAAAGAGGAATCATCATATGAATAGAAAGAAAATTCTGAATCTGCCCTTGTGAATATAACAATTCAAATGGAAATCTTTGTTCCTTGTTTAGTTCTTCTTTGGGCCTGTTGCAGGGCATAACACTCCATTGAGTGCTTCAAACTTGGAAGAGGCTTTTCAAGGGAGAAAAGCTGAGGATAAAAGCCAGCTGCACTTGTCTGTTGAATGCTTGTCTTTTGATCCAACCTTAGAGTTGTGTGTTTGAACTGTATGTCTAGAAAGATGGAactctcttcaagaaaacaaaaaaaatcccttcctTTGAAAATTGAACATAAATATCCAAAGtgggtttttcttcattttaatttccgaaaaatttaaaatgtattccACTATGGAATAAGTTCAAATGAATCTGTTTTAACATCAGAGGACTGCACTTTAACCACCAACTGTGATTTATACCACAATTGAAAACTATTATGGTGAAACCATGTGCTCTACTAAAGATTTACCCTTTTATAAATATGCAATTACTATCTGAGATGTACAGGAGGTGGACTTGTCATGCTTTATTTTCATGGTTGTTTTTAGTTTAGGCcaccttttgtttttaattattttcattcgGCATTATATTTTGGAAGCACTGAGAGTCCACCATAGTGGACAGctataattaatttaaataatctTTATATTATAGTATATGTGCTAAACCAAATACTGCTATATTCATATTAAAATACAATTCACATCATAAAGATTTTACTGTTGAAATAGTAACTTTAGAATTATATTGTAAGAATTGCTTTATTTTCCCAGTTGTCTAttatccaatatctcaggggaggTTACTTCCTTGCACTTTTACACGGATTCAAACACAACTTTACCTTCCTCATCCAATCCACCAATTATGTTGTAAACATAATAAGGGAAGAAGCGTCGGGAGTACAGGATTGTAGAAAGCATGGCTGCAATTGCACCTGAACTCATGGTCTTGTTATTGGAATGCTTGTACATCTGGAACATATTTATAACAGAAGTAAGCAAATGTTCTTGCTGAAAATGTTCCTAACAAAAAATAACCAACAAGCTGAGAGccactgaaaaaaacaaaacaaaacaaaacaaaaagagcacTCATTTGTTGCAgccaggaaaaataaaaacataattcattaatgaaaaaacaaataaggctgagtatttattatattacacTCTCCAAGGCAGAAgattaattttcttcttctgctaCAGCTAGCACTGAATTTCTAATTTTGGTTGCAAATTCAGCTCATATATACAAGTTTGCAATAAGCTGTTTAAGCAGCCATGATCATCATTATTACATGCTTactatatttcatttattcaatCATGGTTAACAAAAAGAATGCAGCAAATTCATTTTGTGGCTTGCACTATCTTTTAACAACACTATACAAGTGAAATATATTCCAGCACCTTCCTTAAAGAAATATTCATCTGAATGCTACATGTCAATTTGAAAGGATCTCTTAACAATTTATAGAATAATAAACCAGATTgtttacaaaatataaaagatGAAACTTGGAAAAAAGAAGAGTAAGAaaccttgtcccaaaggtgctttttcaaaaggcaactgaattttgttttatgaaaaactaagtccagttgccttttgaaaaagcacctttgggacaatcatgacctggatgactaagaatctccagagacagtAAGAAACTTTAGACATTTGTTTGTATATTTTCTGGTCTTTTATAAGGGTTTGCTGTGATGCAAATTATATGTAAATTAACACTAGCAGAAAAAGTTGCAAAAACACTTAAGTAACAATCTGAGCAAGCAGAAATACAGAATTCATTATGTGTACACGGATGAAACTGAGATTTAAGTGTTAAAAGTATCAAATTAATGTAATAAATGAGTACAACTTCCAACACTAAGTCATACAAAATAACCTACCTTCAATCTTGCTTCAAGGATTTTAGTAAGGGTAAGACAGTCTCCGTGAAATCCACTGCAGCCAATAACTGTTGTATCTGTCCTGTATAAACACAGTATTGATAAGATTGTAAATAATTTTGACAGACTACAATAATACATTTTCCTagagttattttatttatatatttcttcccATACTGCAGTCTGTGAAATATAAAAAGTATCTGTCAATTCATCCTGTTCAAATTTTTATAAACCATTGGAGAAATTAAAGTTTACTACTTAAAATTCTAGAACTAAAAGTTTGCTTTGGTCTCAAGTGCTATGATTTTACACATATAGGATCTGTGTTCACTAATGCAAGGTGATCACAAAGTGTGAACATGTGCCTGTATATAGAATATGCCATTATATGATTATACTGACACACAATGTGATTTTATTTACTTTGACGGCTTAGGGGGGAATGGTTTGACCAATTTTATTGATTATATATTCATTGTCAActatcattcatttatttatttgagtcaTTGAAATGATTCTGGATGATGACCAAAATTAACAAATTTGCAGCAGCATCATGAAGTTTTCATAATATTTTTGATATGCAATGCTGAATGTGCAGGGGTGCTGAAATCTATAGTTTCAAGCCCTCTGATAAAAGAATACACTTTATCTGGAGTAACCGAAAAATGCATTATCTTAGCAGAAGTATTAAAACAGGCTTTCAGTAAAGCATCTTATTTTATCTAACATTATTCCATTTAGCAGATCAATTTAACATCAGATTGCTTTAACACAATTTCAGTATTTCGACATAGAAATAGATGTTTTAATGGGTTTGTTCTAGATATGACTACATCTGTATCAAACTCATCAAAATATCTACCACTTTAAACTTACAGTTTATAACATTTAGGGCTCTCCCGGCTATGAATTGCATAGTCTTCACTCAGTCGGGTGTctgaagcaacaacaacaaaatcttcACCAGCAATTGCCAATATGGTCCtaagcaaaagaaaataataattattttttttgtaattgtttagcCTTCATGCATTTAAATTTACTCTGAAACCTTGAAAATTTAGTATTTTAGCTTTAGCTGTgcattttcttacttttttcaaAAACATAGGAGGATTATGCTTAGTGGCTCATAgccataaaatgaaaaaaaaaatccatggctTCAGTCCGGGTTCAATAGCTTTGAGGAAGCTGGGGCAACACTTCCCATTGATGATACATATGGGCACACAGTATGAGCTGGGGATAAGAGGGTTGTCTCAAAAACATTTATTGTTTAGGAGCATTAGGGAGTTTCTCCAACACTCGTCCTATATAAAGTTAGTCCTAAGCGTCCATTTCTCACCTCAAGTTGATAAGAAACTGTTCTTCCAATTTGCCACAAGTATGCATAGATGGAAATTTCAGGGTCACATTGCACACTGATGCCCCAAGAGGCCGTCTTTTAGATTTAGATTAATTAATTTGGAAGTTTTCCCTATTATTTTTATCTACATTTAAAAATTACAGAACCCACTAAGAAGGAAAGCTTTTAAGGAAaactgttgccttttttaaaaacatatgttTTAAAACTCCTAGTATTTGGGGTTCCTTAAGTAAGCTGGATAAGGAACAAGAAGCAGCATATAAGAAAATGAAGGTGGAATCTGAAGCAGGACTGCTTCACTGCTGCAAATAAAACTATTAAGTCAGTTTCCAAAAGGCAAACAAAAACTATCCTACATTCTTTACTTTGTGCATTAACATTTGTGTCAAAGAAATGTCTGTTGGTGTGATAactatttaaaggtaaaggttcccctcacacatatatcctagtccttcccgactctagggagtagtgctcatctccgtttcaaagctgaagagccagcactgtcggaagacgtctccatggtcaagtggctggcatgactaaatgctgaaggcgcacagaccgctgttaccttctcacccaaggtggttccaatttttacacttttatttttacatgcttttgaactgctaggttggcagaagctgggacaagggagctcactctgttcagtggaactttctgatcaacaagctcagcatcttagccaccgagtccTAATTTCTAAATAGTTATCACTCTCCAAGAGAAGCTTCTTTGGCCCAAATATTAATGCACAAAGAAAGAATGTAGGGTAGTTTTTGTTTGCctttttgtgggggaggggggaattgcgcTGCCTTTAGAAAATCAATCCTGAAGTATAGCCCTGGCACAAGATAATTTCAACCAGTCGCTAGTGGTAATTCAAGCCTCGCTTAAAATTCTGGGTCGCCTTTGGAAGAATCCTTACATTTAATGCATCACTTAAACCCACCTTGTTATGCTCTGCTGCTACTTCTAACGTCCAGGTAAAGCCTTTGTGATCTTGTTGAGTTTTACCACCCTTTGTATCCATTTAGTTAGAAGCCACGGCGAGGTGTTTATAGAACAAGTTATGAAAATTATGAAAGAAACTCGAGTTTGAGGGTGGGGGAAACAACACTAACTGCTGTTTTACTACTTCGCAGGGAgatgagaaaaagaaagtaaaaccgCAGGTGGGGGATGAATGCTTTGTCGAAAGGCAGGATCGGTCTTAAAGGGAGACGAAGTACCCAAAGAAAAACACCGGCGCGCGACCAATGAAGCGCTTACCCGCCATTGAAAGTATATGGAGAGAAGCGACGCTGCACCGCAGAGTTCTGCTTAACCTCTCTGGGCAACCCGAACACAGGCTCAGCGTAGGCACCGGCCGACAACATCGTTGCTCCAAATGCACCGGTTCCCCGCTTTGCTGCTGTCTCACGGCAAGATGGTGGGAGCGGAAACGGAAAATGTCGCCACCCGGCGACGATCGTCCTCACTCGTCACAGCGCCCCCTCTGACTAGGCGGGATATGAAAAAGCTCAGTTGTGGGGTTGGGCGGGGAACGCGTCCTCCGATTGTTCGTCCGAGACGCGGAACTTTTTAACGACTGGCAAGTCCCGTGAAAGTTGCTTTTGCACAACACGCGGGGCTAAAGCTTGGTCGGCTGGTGGTGTGAACGCAACtcaccgcttagagacggctgtgatgtattgtgaagcggtatataagtcttaagtgctattgctaatcttgCTGGCTCAAAGCTGTAAGAATCAGGGTTGAGGAGGACGGCGTCAGCCAGGGTAAAATCGAATTGGCCATAATAGAGAAGTGAGTATTTTTGGAAAAGAGCACACACCTGGGAATTGCTCCCTGTCTTTCCAGCAACTGTTGACTTGTGAATTAAAAAGCGATGCCATATCTCTCCAGGATAGGGATCAGGGCActgagggctggactagaagacctccaagatcccttccaaccttatTGTACTATCTAAGAGATGGCTCATGTAGGCATTCCTTAATGTCTGTGataagccactggaataaaatgaTCAGAAAATGGAAATTATGTGGGCAAAAATTCAACTGCTGGTGTATATGCAGACTTCAACTGATTCATTACTTTTTCTATAAATTCTTGAaatctgcattttaaaattaGAACACAGGAATCGCTGATAGAAAATTCATACAATAAGCAGAACTAAGACACACCATAGCTTttctgtttgtattgtttgtattccccctccctgattttatgtgagccgccctgagtcccctcagggaaaagggcggcctacaaatgttaataaacatctaaacatctaaacattcTGAACACTGAAAGCCAACCTGCCTaaggactacaggtagtcctcaacttatgaacacaattgggTCCCATATTTAtgttgataagtgagacatttgttgagttttgtcccattttcttgccacaattgttaagtgaatcattgcagttcataaattagtaacccagttgttaaatgaatctggcttccctattgattttgcttgtcggaaggtcccAAAAGATGATCAAATGACCCAAGCATCGGAAATtttgtcacatgatcatggggatgctgcaaagtgtaattgtgaaaaacggtcctaagtcacatttttcaatgctgttgtaacaatGCTATggtcattaaacgaactgttgtaaatcgaggatgaCTTGAATAGAGAGGAACAATTCTACCTGCCTGTCCCGGAGGATCTTTTCATATTTTGTGCTCTCCTTCACTGATCCCTTAAACTCTGCGTTTTAGGAGCCCATCTATCTCGTTGCACCTGAGCAGGAAGTGGCGCTTAGAAATTCGAGGGATGGGTCTGATggtttccccaccccacccctccaccTTTCAGCTCTTCATCGTTTTTCTTAACCCGATGCCTCCCCTCcgtccccccacccccttgcatGAATCAATGTATTGACTCGGGCGGGGAGCTGGGGAGGACTTCTTCCAGGCACAACTTTGGAAGTCGGCTTCCACGCCCTCTCTTGCCGCCCTTAAGAGATGTGGCGCCCGCAGTAACGGCTTTGTGAAGGTTATGTCCGCGACTGGCTTGATGACGTAGAAGAGGTGCGCCGCCGGATGAGGCGTGCGCGGGGGCACGGCTCAGGTCGGCAGAACTTCTGGAGCGGTAAGTCGCCGGGCCCGGCAGCGCTGCGCCTTTATTTCTAGCGGGGGGACTCAAGTCTGCCGGCCCGGGCCCCCGGGAGAGGGTCTTATTTAGCGGGCTTTACAAAAGCGGAGGAGGTGTGGGCCGAAAACGGTTGCAAACCCTTAACGCCCCCCACTCCCGGTCACTTCGGGACGTGGAGTCAGCGTGTCCGTTGAGTGTTGCTTGGAGATTGAATGGCTGCGCCGCTTCGAAGGGAAAACTCAGGAAGGGGAGCTTTGCTTTTTctccccgctcccttcccccctttttttcctctgccaagGTGCCAACCTTGAAGAGTCACAATGCAGTTGGTGATCCTTATaagtaaggggcgtgcataagcacaccaacgtgcctaccgtccctgtccaaatgtttctttttattcgtatccatttcttgtatccaaaatcatgttcatACATGCatatgttgtctaatacatgcttgacgaaataaataaataaataaataaataaaataaaataaaactcctcGGATAGCTATTGTGTACACTCACACAGACCGATCCCTGGGCATGGGTTGTCTGAAAACATCACATCCCTCTGTGTATGTAGGGCTGATTTGCAAGATTTGCTGGCCAGTGAAAGGAATATGCTTGGGCTGAACAAAGAGGTGTAGTAGAGTATGTATGAATGTGTGTCTCAAAACAACTCATTCAGGGTAATTTGAATGGATTTTCAGCTCTCTTGAAATGGTTGAAGGGCTTTGGCTAACATGGATCTATAATGTGGGCTCTTAAGAatgttaacagtaacagagttggaaatgaccctggaggtcatctagtccaaccctctgctcacgcaggagacctatactagagattcgaaccgtcGAATGGCATAGTTTTGCAGTTTTAGACTTTGCCCTTACACAAagttacgcccctcagagaggctgcgcaatttgggagtcctcctggatcctcagctgactttagaacatcatttgtcggctgtgaccagggggacctttgcccaggttcgcctggtgcaccaattgcgatcctacctggatcgggaggctcttcagacagtcactcacgcccttgtgacctcaagactggattattgtaacgcgctctacatggggctgcccttaaagagtgttcgaagacttcagttagtccagaatgcagccgcgggagcgattgtgggtgcacctaggtacacacacgtcacacctatcctccgtgagctgcactggctacccattagtctccggatccgcttcaaggtgctggtcgtaacctataaagccctacatggcatcggacctgggtacctgagagaccgcctcctgccgattacctccctcagaccaattagatctcacaggttaggtctcctccggattccatctgccagccaacgttggctggcgactccccgggggagagccttctctgttgcagctccagccctctggaatgacctcccggtggagatccggacccttcctcctcccggtcttccgcaaagccaccaagtcctggctgctccagcaggccggggggcttgtgaaacatccagccccacagaaattgtgaatgttgtgtttttaaagtgttgtctttgtcttcgtctatttatccccttcctttatctattgtgagccgcccggagtccttcgggagtgggcggcatacaagacaaataaatacaaatacaatacaatacaataccccATATTTAGATGGCGATGTATGTAATTTAGCTTATTCAAAACTTGGTGAGACAGTCATGTTATGTTTGAGAAATTTTCTGTTAAGTGGAACATTGGAATCCTGTTCCACAATTCTTCCCTTAATAGCCCCAGTAGCCATGAACCTGTTTTCAGTGGCTCTGTACTAGTTCAGGTACTTAAATGTAAATGGATCAATCTAATAAAGAAATCCGAATTTTTTACATTGTTGTTTTAAACGTAGTATAAtagtaaaataatttttgaagatCAGTGCATCAGACAGATCTGCTTGATGCCTTTGAGACTCACCCATTTGCAATTTTCCTCTAAATGCACTTCAAAGTGTAGTGGTATTTATAGGCATCATACCCCCACTCAAGCTTATTATATTCATGCTGTCTGTGGTGGGTGGCCGCCTATTTGTaatggggaggaaagaaaaatgttataCCACTTCTGTTGTCATCTCTTAGCCACTTCTGCAATCTGCTATACATTAGAGGCATTCTTGTTATCCTCTTACAGTATTTTAGAAATCACTGCAGATAAATGGTCACAATGTAGAGATTCTGTGGAAAATGAAAGGGTTATCCCCAATGAGCATGGTCATGCTTTGTTTTCTCATGAAACTGAGAATTAAAGAATaaatttatatgttttaaatgtaGAGGAACTGTAGTTAATTGTGACAGTTTAATATTTGCTCTGATTTTATTTGTGTAGAAATAGATGAGATTTCTTAATCCCATTTATACTACTGACATATTAGTTTAAATATTAATGCCAGTACATACATTCCtccaaatattgataaaatgtaacCAAACTGTAACAACTCTTATTTATAGTTCAGTCCTCTGTATGTATACATTCTATGGCTAATGTTGCTTATAGACACAAAACCATACATAAACCACAAAATAGGAAATAAGTCCTTTCAAATTTAGAACATTTTGCTGATGGGTTGAAATAAGTCCTttcaaatttagaatattttgctgatgagtctgttttttttctgagcttagttgttttcttgcagaggtctCATTATCCAGACTAGTAACATCAGTGCTTGCCTTATctgtgttggtgggagtggttttGGAAGGTGTTTGGTTGAACCCTTCACTATTaccttgtttggcagttccttgattggggtattgattACTTCTTGATTGTAAATCtggtgttaatcttggtgttaatctatgCTCTTCAGAGTACTGATTGGTGATGGGGAGGTATTTTGATCTTTTATTCTTGTGATTGATTAAGATTTATTATCATAGTTTCAACAGGGAAACTAACCATCCTAGGCCAAGCCAAATTAAAAAATGCTAGATAATTCTTAGAAGCCTGGCACTTTAACAAATTGGCCATCAATAGACATAATCAATATCTACATGTGTGCaaaagccaaaaagggaacaaaaacccAGGCTCTCACTGTCATTCATCACTCtgatgagcatagattaacaccaagattaacatcagaccaagaCCATTCCCATCACAGGGCATGCccctagaatataaattgagagcaaactcTAGTTCTTACTATCACTGATGGtgtttagtttgggtaatgaaacgtctgcaagaaaacaagcaagaggACACCAATGACCCATCATTTcaagcctgagctacaaatattctcctctattggaATATTTGCTGTTTGTCACATCTTTTTGTTCACTTTTGACAGGTAGGATATTTAGACCTTATGTATTCTGATTACAATTTTTGCAGATAAAAATTCTTATGGAAAGAGAATTTCTTAAGTATAGATTTATGTTTTTAGCTAGATAATTTTAGATTATTGAAGTTATGCGTCCAATTGAGTAagcattaaattttatttttaattttcactaCTGCACTGCTAAATCATAATTCTTAAAATAAATGACTACTCCTAGTACGGTAGCGGGAATGACCATTAGTGTAACTTCTCTAGTGGGGATGACTAAACAAAGTGTACAGGATGTGCAAATAGAGAAGTCTTGTGCTACTTTTGTAACAAATTACAATTCGATAACCATGTTCTTGATTTTTTTATAACTTGTTCTTGGTGGGAGAAAGTGACAAGGATCCTCTTTTCCATTTGTGCTAAATATACAATGAAAGGAGATTTCATGGATTCTTTATCACCTGCTAAAAGGAACACTACAAAGAGACTGACTGAACTAGTCATGGTAAGCTAGAATTCTTCAGAATACTAGCTAAGAGTGACATACAGATGAGTTATTTAATTGAACAATGTACAGTAATCCAAAGGCCTTGGTTAATTGATTCTTGTTTATTAAAAGTGAATCTTAACAGTAGGATAGATCCACATAGGCCAATTTATGATTTGTGCAGGAATTCAAATTTAATAATCTCCAATCATTTGTTATTTAGGCTCATATTAAAACACATTTAGTGAAGAGAATCAGCAGTTTCTCTGGCAGTCAGTTTTCCAGTTGAACTGTTCTTACTGCTAGGAAGATTTTGTAAGTCAAATCAGTCTTCCTATAActtaaatctgttattctgtgcaCAGTACTCTATAAGTCTTAACTTTCTTCTCTGTGGTGTACTTACAGGTTTTTGAAGAGTAGTATTGCATTGCTTTATAGTCCTCATAGCTCCTTCAATTTCTCTTTATTAACCTTAATTCTAGCCTTGAATCATCCTTATTATGATACTGTAAACCATTTTTAATCagtcctgacatcttcaagttgccaaggttgagaaacactgacttaatgcAACCCAGGCAAACCAAAACAGTGGACAATATTCATTTGCCCTTTTTGC
Encoded proteins:
- the PSMB1 gene encoding proteasome subunit beta type-1 — protein: MLSAGAYAEPVFGLPREVKQNSAVQRRFSPYTFNGGTILAIAGEDFVVVASDTRLSEDYAIHSRESPKCYKLTDTTVIGCSGFHGDCLTLTKILEARLKMYKHSNNKTMSSGAIAAMLSTILYSRRFFPYYVYNIIGGLDEEGKGAVYSFDPVGSYQRDSFKAGGSASAMLQPLLDNQVGLKNMQGMKQLPLSLEKALQLVKDVFISAAERDVYTGDALKVCIITKDGIKEESFPLRRD